In the Nerophis ophidion isolate RoL-2023_Sa linkage group LG19, RoL_Noph_v1.0, whole genome shotgun sequence genome, one interval contains:
- the cdc16 gene encoding cell division cycle protein 16 homolog isoform X3 → MNLERLRKRVRQYIDQQQYQSALFWADKVASLSHEDPQDIYWLAQCLFLTSQYHRASHALRSRKLDKMYGACQYLAARCHYAAKEFQQALDILSVESSCKKLLDRSVKEEVETPKSNKDWDMSPASISSSICLLRGKIYDAMDNRPLATSSYKEALKLDVYCFEAFDLLTSHHMLTAQEGEGREKDFLDSLPLKQQCTEEEVELLHFLFENKLKKYNKPSDRVVPATVNGLQDNLDMVVSLAERHYYNCDFKMCYKLTSMVMVKDPFHANCLPVHIGTLVELGKANELFYLSHKLVDLYPNNPVSWFAVGCYYLMVGHKNENARRYLSKATTLERTYGPAWIAYGHSFAMESEHDQAMAAYFTAAQLMKGCHLPMLYIGLEYGLTNNSKLAERFFSQALSIAPEDPFVIHEVAVVAFQNGDWKMAERYFLDAMEKIKAIGNEVTVDKWEPLLNNLGHVCRKLKKYDQALEYHRQALVLIPQHASTYAAIGYVHSLMGDFESAIDYFHTALGLKRDDAFSVTMLGHCINMYIGETDAYVLWLSPLCAAGVFPKCRKRGIKRNPGTVTWHILDSTLITGFR, encoded by the exons ATGAATCTGGAGCGACTTCGCAAGCGAGTGCGGCAGTACATCGACCAG CAACAGTATCAAAGTGCGCTGTTTTGGGCCGACAAAGTAGCGTCTCTTTCTCACG AGGACCCCCAGGACATCTACTGGCTTGCTCAGTGCCTTTTCCTGACATCACAATATCACAGAGCTTCGCACGCCCTCCGCTCCAGAAAGCTTGATAAG ATGTACGGTGCTTGTCAGTATCTTGCTGCACGGTGCCAT TATGCTGCCAAAGAGTTTCAGCAGGCCTTGGATATTCTCTCAGTGGAGTCCAGTTGTAAGAAGCTGCTGGACAGGAGTGTGAAAGAGGAGGTGGAGACGCCAAAGTCGAACAAGGACTGGGACATGTCGCCCGCCTCT ATCAGCAGCTCCATCTGCCTCCTGCGCGGCAAAATCTACGATGCCATGGACAACAGGCCGCTGGCCACCTCCAGCTACAAAGAGGCTTTGAAACTGGACGTGTACTGCTTCGAAGCCTTCGACCTCTTGACGTCGCACCACATGCTCACGGCCCAGGAAGGTGAGGGACGGG AGAAAGACTTCCTGGACTCGCTGCCTCTAAAGCAACAGTGCACAGAGGAAGAGGTGGAGCTTCTTCATTTCCTGTttgaaaacaagttaaaaaag TACAACAAGCCCAGTGACCGAGTTGTGCCGGCCACTGTCAACGGTCTACAGGACAACCTAGACATGGTGGTGTCTCTGGCGGAGAGGCATTATTACAACTGTGACTTTAAGATGTGCTACAAGCTTACGTCAAT GGTGATGGTTAAAGACCCCTTCCATGCTAATTGTTTACCAGTGCACATAGGAACGCTAGTAGAACTCGGAAAAGCAAATG AGTTGTTTTACCTCTCGCACAAACTTGTAGACTTGTATCCCAACAACCCA GTGTCTTGGTTCGCCGTGGGCTGCTACTATCTGATGGTTGGACATAAAAATGAAAACGCCCGTCGCTACCTCAG CAAAGCCACCACCCTGGAGAGGACGTACGGCCCCGCGTGGATCGCCTACGGTCACTCCTTCGCCATGGAGAGTGAGCACGACCAGGCCATGGCCGCGTACTTCACAGCCGCCCAGTTAATGAAAGG ATGTCACTTACCCATGCTGTACATTGGCCTGGAGTACGGCCTGACCAACAACTCCAAACTGGCCGAGCGCTTCTTCAGCCAGGCGCTGAGTATTGCTCCAGAGGACCCGTTTGTCATACACGAGGTGGCGGTGGTTGCCTTTCAGAATGGAGA CTGGAAGATGGCTGAGCGATATTTCCTTGATGCCATGGAGAAGATAAAAGCCATCGGGAATGAG GTGACTGTAGACAAGTGGGAGCCTTTGCTAAACAACCTGGGTCATGTGTGTCGCAAGCTCAA AAAATACGACCAGGCTCTGGAGTACCACCGTCAAGCCCTGGTACTGATCCCCCAGCACGCCTCCACCTACGCCGCTATAGGCTACGTGCACAGCCTCATGGGCGACTTTGAGAGTGCCATCGACTACTTCCACACG GCGCTTGGACTGAAACGAGACGACGCATTTTCCGTCACCATGCTCGGCCACTGCATCAACATGTACATTGGCGAAACGGACGCCTAC GTTTTGTGGCTTAGTCCGCTCTGTGCTGCTGGAGTGTTCCCAAAGTGCAGAAAGCGTGGCATCAAACGCAACCCAGGTACCGTAACATGGCACATTTTGGATTCTACGTTAATCACCGGGTTTCGGTAG
- the cdc16 gene encoding cell division cycle protein 16 homolog isoform X2, with translation MNLERLRKRVRQYIDQQQYQSALFWADKVASLSHEDPQDIYWLAQCLFLTSQYHRASHALRSRKLDKMYGACQYLAARCHYAAKEFQQALDILSVESSCKKLLDRSVKEEVETPKSNKDWDMSPASISSSICLLRGKIYDAMDNRPLATSSYKEALKLDVYCFEAFDLLTSHHMLTAQEEKDFLDSLPLKQQCTEEEVELLHFLFENKLKKYNKPSDRVVPATVNGLQDNLDMVVSLAERHYYNCDFKMCYKLTSMVMVKDPFHANCLPVHIGTLVELGKANELFYLSHKLVDLYPNNPVSWFAVGCYYLMVGHKNENARRYLSKATTLERTYGPAWIAYGHSFAMESEHDQAMAAYFTAAQLMKGCHLPMLYIGLEYGLTNNSKLAERFFSQALSIAPEDPFVIHEVAVVAFQNGDWKMAERYFLDAMEKIKAIGNEVTVDKWEPLLNNLGHVCRKLKKYDQALEYHRQALVLIPQHASTYAAIGYVHSLMGDFESAIDYFHTALGLKRDDAFSVTMLGHCINMYIGETDAYVGSDIEDKVRGSMDTPALIKVLNTTKPGDPLASPRLEDSSAMSVETPLSTQDKMVLDMPLRLSLTLECDMYESDVMLDTLSDTST, from the exons ATGAATCTGGAGCGACTTCGCAAGCGAGTGCGGCAGTACATCGACCAG CAACAGTATCAAAGTGCGCTGTTTTGGGCCGACAAAGTAGCGTCTCTTTCTCACG AGGACCCCCAGGACATCTACTGGCTTGCTCAGTGCCTTTTCCTGACATCACAATATCACAGAGCTTCGCACGCCCTCCGCTCCAGAAAGCTTGATAAG ATGTACGGTGCTTGTCAGTATCTTGCTGCACGGTGCCAT TATGCTGCCAAAGAGTTTCAGCAGGCCTTGGATATTCTCTCAGTGGAGTCCAGTTGTAAGAAGCTGCTGGACAGGAGTGTGAAAGAGGAGGTGGAGACGCCAAAGTCGAACAAGGACTGGGACATGTCGCCCGCCTCT ATCAGCAGCTCCATCTGCCTCCTGCGCGGCAAAATCTACGATGCCATGGACAACAGGCCGCTGGCCACCTCCAGCTACAAAGAGGCTTTGAAACTGGACGTGTACTGCTTCGAAGCCTTCGACCTCTTGACGTCGCACCACATGCTCACGGCCCAGGAAG AGAAAGACTTCCTGGACTCGCTGCCTCTAAAGCAACAGTGCACAGAGGAAGAGGTGGAGCTTCTTCATTTCCTGTttgaaaacaagttaaaaaag TACAACAAGCCCAGTGACCGAGTTGTGCCGGCCACTGTCAACGGTCTACAGGACAACCTAGACATGGTGGTGTCTCTGGCGGAGAGGCATTATTACAACTGTGACTTTAAGATGTGCTACAAGCTTACGTCAAT GGTGATGGTTAAAGACCCCTTCCATGCTAATTGTTTACCAGTGCACATAGGAACGCTAGTAGAACTCGGAAAAGCAAATG AGTTGTTTTACCTCTCGCACAAACTTGTAGACTTGTATCCCAACAACCCA GTGTCTTGGTTCGCCGTGGGCTGCTACTATCTGATGGTTGGACATAAAAATGAAAACGCCCGTCGCTACCTCAG CAAAGCCACCACCCTGGAGAGGACGTACGGCCCCGCGTGGATCGCCTACGGTCACTCCTTCGCCATGGAGAGTGAGCACGACCAGGCCATGGCCGCGTACTTCACAGCCGCCCAGTTAATGAAAGG ATGTCACTTACCCATGCTGTACATTGGCCTGGAGTACGGCCTGACCAACAACTCCAAACTGGCCGAGCGCTTCTTCAGCCAGGCGCTGAGTATTGCTCCAGAGGACCCGTTTGTCATACACGAGGTGGCGGTGGTTGCCTTTCAGAATGGAGA CTGGAAGATGGCTGAGCGATATTTCCTTGATGCCATGGAGAAGATAAAAGCCATCGGGAATGAG GTGACTGTAGACAAGTGGGAGCCTTTGCTAAACAACCTGGGTCATGTGTGTCGCAAGCTCAA AAAATACGACCAGGCTCTGGAGTACCACCGTCAAGCCCTGGTACTGATCCCCCAGCACGCCTCCACCTACGCCGCTATAGGCTACGTGCACAGCCTCATGGGCGACTTTGAGAGTGCCATCGACTACTTCCACACG GCGCTTGGACTGAAACGAGACGACGCATTTTCCGTCACCATGCTCGGCCACTGCATCAACATGTACATTGGCGAAACGGACGCCTACGTAG GCTCCGACATCGAGGACAAGGTCCGAGGCAGCATGGACACGCCGGCCCTGATCAAGGTGCTCAACACGACGAAGCCCGGCGACCCGCTGGCATCGCCGAGGCTTGAAGACTCCAGCGCCATGTCTGTGGAGACGCCGCTGTCCACCCAGGACAAGATGGTGCTGGACATGCCCCTGCGGCTCTCGTTGACACTGGAGTGCGACATGTACGAAAGCGATGTGATGCTGGACACCTTGTCGGACACCAGCACatga
- the cdc16 gene encoding cell division cycle protein 16 homolog isoform X4 encodes MNLERLRKRVRQYIDQQQYQSALFWADKVASLSHEDPQDIYWLAQCLFLTSQYHRASHALRSRKLDKMYGACQYLAARCHYAAKEFQQALDILSVESSCKKLLDRSVKEEVETPKSNKDWDMSPASISSSICLLRGKIYDAMDNRPLATSSYKEALKLDVYCFEAFDLLTSHHMLTAQEGEGREKDFLDSLPLKQQCTEEEVELLHFLFENKLKKYNKPSDRVVPATVNGLQDNLDMVVSLAERHYYNCDFKMCYKLTSMVMVKDPFHANCLPVHIGTLVELGKANELFYLSHKLVDLYPNNPVSWFAVGCYYLMVGHKNENARRYLSKATTLERTYGPAWIAYGHSFAMESEHDQAMAAYFTAAQLMKGCHLPMLYIGLEYGLTNNSKLAERFFSQALSIAPEDPFVIHEVAVVAFQNGDWKMAERYFLDAMEKIKAIGNEVTVDKWEPLLNNLGHVCRKLKKYDQALEYHRQALVLIPQHASTYAAIGYVHSLMGDFESAIDYFHTALGLKRDDAFSVTMLGHCINMYIGETDAYAPTSRTRSEAAWTRRP; translated from the exons ATGAATCTGGAGCGACTTCGCAAGCGAGTGCGGCAGTACATCGACCAG CAACAGTATCAAAGTGCGCTGTTTTGGGCCGACAAAGTAGCGTCTCTTTCTCACG AGGACCCCCAGGACATCTACTGGCTTGCTCAGTGCCTTTTCCTGACATCACAATATCACAGAGCTTCGCACGCCCTCCGCTCCAGAAAGCTTGATAAG ATGTACGGTGCTTGTCAGTATCTTGCTGCACGGTGCCAT TATGCTGCCAAAGAGTTTCAGCAGGCCTTGGATATTCTCTCAGTGGAGTCCAGTTGTAAGAAGCTGCTGGACAGGAGTGTGAAAGAGGAGGTGGAGACGCCAAAGTCGAACAAGGACTGGGACATGTCGCCCGCCTCT ATCAGCAGCTCCATCTGCCTCCTGCGCGGCAAAATCTACGATGCCATGGACAACAGGCCGCTGGCCACCTCCAGCTACAAAGAGGCTTTGAAACTGGACGTGTACTGCTTCGAAGCCTTCGACCTCTTGACGTCGCACCACATGCTCACGGCCCAGGAAGGTGAGGGACGGG AGAAAGACTTCCTGGACTCGCTGCCTCTAAAGCAACAGTGCACAGAGGAAGAGGTGGAGCTTCTTCATTTCCTGTttgaaaacaagttaaaaaag TACAACAAGCCCAGTGACCGAGTTGTGCCGGCCACTGTCAACGGTCTACAGGACAACCTAGACATGGTGGTGTCTCTGGCGGAGAGGCATTATTACAACTGTGACTTTAAGATGTGCTACAAGCTTACGTCAAT GGTGATGGTTAAAGACCCCTTCCATGCTAATTGTTTACCAGTGCACATAGGAACGCTAGTAGAACTCGGAAAAGCAAATG AGTTGTTTTACCTCTCGCACAAACTTGTAGACTTGTATCCCAACAACCCA GTGTCTTGGTTCGCCGTGGGCTGCTACTATCTGATGGTTGGACATAAAAATGAAAACGCCCGTCGCTACCTCAG CAAAGCCACCACCCTGGAGAGGACGTACGGCCCCGCGTGGATCGCCTACGGTCACTCCTTCGCCATGGAGAGTGAGCACGACCAGGCCATGGCCGCGTACTTCACAGCCGCCCAGTTAATGAAAGG ATGTCACTTACCCATGCTGTACATTGGCCTGGAGTACGGCCTGACCAACAACTCCAAACTGGCCGAGCGCTTCTTCAGCCAGGCGCTGAGTATTGCTCCAGAGGACCCGTTTGTCATACACGAGGTGGCGGTGGTTGCCTTTCAGAATGGAGA CTGGAAGATGGCTGAGCGATATTTCCTTGATGCCATGGAGAAGATAAAAGCCATCGGGAATGAG GTGACTGTAGACAAGTGGGAGCCTTTGCTAAACAACCTGGGTCATGTGTGTCGCAAGCTCAA AAAATACGACCAGGCTCTGGAGTACCACCGTCAAGCCCTGGTACTGATCCCCCAGCACGCCTCCACCTACGCCGCTATAGGCTACGTGCACAGCCTCATGGGCGACTTTGAGAGTGCCATCGACTACTTCCACACG GCGCTTGGACTGAAACGAGACGACGCATTTTCCGTCACCATGCTCGGCCACTGCATCAACATGTACATTGGCGAAACGGACGCCTAC GCTCCGACATCGAGGACAAGGTCCGAGGCAGCATGGACACGCCGGCCCTGA
- the cdc16 gene encoding cell division cycle protein 16 homolog isoform X1, whose amino-acid sequence MNLERLRKRVRQYIDQQQYQSALFWADKVASLSHEDPQDIYWLAQCLFLTSQYHRASHALRSRKLDKMYGACQYLAARCHYAAKEFQQALDILSVESSCKKLLDRSVKEEVETPKSNKDWDMSPASISSSICLLRGKIYDAMDNRPLATSSYKEALKLDVYCFEAFDLLTSHHMLTAQEGEGREKDFLDSLPLKQQCTEEEVELLHFLFENKLKKYNKPSDRVVPATVNGLQDNLDMVVSLAERHYYNCDFKMCYKLTSMVMVKDPFHANCLPVHIGTLVELGKANELFYLSHKLVDLYPNNPVSWFAVGCYYLMVGHKNENARRYLSKATTLERTYGPAWIAYGHSFAMESEHDQAMAAYFTAAQLMKGCHLPMLYIGLEYGLTNNSKLAERFFSQALSIAPEDPFVIHEVAVVAFQNGDWKMAERYFLDAMEKIKAIGNEVTVDKWEPLLNNLGHVCRKLKKYDQALEYHRQALVLIPQHASTYAAIGYVHSLMGDFESAIDYFHTALGLKRDDAFSVTMLGHCINMYIGETDAYVGSDIEDKVRGSMDTPALIKVLNTTKPGDPLASPRLEDSSAMSVETPLSTQDKMVLDMPLRLSLTLECDMYESDVMLDTLSDTST is encoded by the exons ATGAATCTGGAGCGACTTCGCAAGCGAGTGCGGCAGTACATCGACCAG CAACAGTATCAAAGTGCGCTGTTTTGGGCCGACAAAGTAGCGTCTCTTTCTCACG AGGACCCCCAGGACATCTACTGGCTTGCTCAGTGCCTTTTCCTGACATCACAATATCACAGAGCTTCGCACGCCCTCCGCTCCAGAAAGCTTGATAAG ATGTACGGTGCTTGTCAGTATCTTGCTGCACGGTGCCAT TATGCTGCCAAAGAGTTTCAGCAGGCCTTGGATATTCTCTCAGTGGAGTCCAGTTGTAAGAAGCTGCTGGACAGGAGTGTGAAAGAGGAGGTGGAGACGCCAAAGTCGAACAAGGACTGGGACATGTCGCCCGCCTCT ATCAGCAGCTCCATCTGCCTCCTGCGCGGCAAAATCTACGATGCCATGGACAACAGGCCGCTGGCCACCTCCAGCTACAAAGAGGCTTTGAAACTGGACGTGTACTGCTTCGAAGCCTTCGACCTCTTGACGTCGCACCACATGCTCACGGCCCAGGAAGGTGAGGGACGGG AGAAAGACTTCCTGGACTCGCTGCCTCTAAAGCAACAGTGCACAGAGGAAGAGGTGGAGCTTCTTCATTTCCTGTttgaaaacaagttaaaaaag TACAACAAGCCCAGTGACCGAGTTGTGCCGGCCACTGTCAACGGTCTACAGGACAACCTAGACATGGTGGTGTCTCTGGCGGAGAGGCATTATTACAACTGTGACTTTAAGATGTGCTACAAGCTTACGTCAAT GGTGATGGTTAAAGACCCCTTCCATGCTAATTGTTTACCAGTGCACATAGGAACGCTAGTAGAACTCGGAAAAGCAAATG AGTTGTTTTACCTCTCGCACAAACTTGTAGACTTGTATCCCAACAACCCA GTGTCTTGGTTCGCCGTGGGCTGCTACTATCTGATGGTTGGACATAAAAATGAAAACGCCCGTCGCTACCTCAG CAAAGCCACCACCCTGGAGAGGACGTACGGCCCCGCGTGGATCGCCTACGGTCACTCCTTCGCCATGGAGAGTGAGCACGACCAGGCCATGGCCGCGTACTTCACAGCCGCCCAGTTAATGAAAGG ATGTCACTTACCCATGCTGTACATTGGCCTGGAGTACGGCCTGACCAACAACTCCAAACTGGCCGAGCGCTTCTTCAGCCAGGCGCTGAGTATTGCTCCAGAGGACCCGTTTGTCATACACGAGGTGGCGGTGGTTGCCTTTCAGAATGGAGA CTGGAAGATGGCTGAGCGATATTTCCTTGATGCCATGGAGAAGATAAAAGCCATCGGGAATGAG GTGACTGTAGACAAGTGGGAGCCTTTGCTAAACAACCTGGGTCATGTGTGTCGCAAGCTCAA AAAATACGACCAGGCTCTGGAGTACCACCGTCAAGCCCTGGTACTGATCCCCCAGCACGCCTCCACCTACGCCGCTATAGGCTACGTGCACAGCCTCATGGGCGACTTTGAGAGTGCCATCGACTACTTCCACACG GCGCTTGGACTGAAACGAGACGACGCATTTTCCGTCACCATGCTCGGCCACTGCATCAACATGTACATTGGCGAAACGGACGCCTACGTAG GCTCCGACATCGAGGACAAGGTCCGAGGCAGCATGGACACGCCGGCCCTGATCAAGGTGCTCAACACGACGAAGCCCGGCGACCCGCTGGCATCGCCGAGGCTTGAAGACTCCAGCGCCATGTCTGTGGAGACGCCGCTGTCCACCCAGGACAAGATGGTGCTGGACATGCCCCTGCGGCTCTCGTTGACACTGGAGTGCGACATGTACGAAAGCGATGTGATGCTGGACACCTTGTCGGACACCAGCACatga